ACCCTGGCTGACACCGGCATCAACTTCCGACTCAAACAACTTACCAACCTTAGTCTTCCTCCACGGCTTCGGTGGCGGATCATCTTCCTACGAGTGGTCGAAAGTCTATCCAGCCTTTGCCGCAGATTACCGAATTTTAGCCCCCGATTTAATTGGTTGGGGACAATCCGAGCATCCTGAACGGAATTACCAGGTTGAGGATTATATCACCACGATTATTGAATTCATCGAAAAAACCTGTTCCGAACCCGTGCCGGTGGTTGCCTCTTCCCTCACCGCCGCCTTTACCATCCGCGCCGCCATCAAGCGCCCCGATTTATTTAAGAGTTTGATTTTAACAACCCCTGCCGGCTTGTCAGACTTTGGGGAAAATTACAGCCGTAGCATTTTTGCTCAGATCGTCAGCACACCGATATTAGATAAACTTCTCTACAGTGCCGGTGTTGCCACTAGCGGCGGTATTCGCAACTTCTTGGAAAATCGGCAGTTTGCCCGTCCAGAACGCGTGTATCAGGAAATTGTGGACGCTTACCTCGAATCAGCAACCCAACCCAATGCAGAATACGCCGCACTTTCATTTGTGCGCGGCGATCTATGTTTCGATCTGTCGCTTTACGTGACTCAGCTAACCACTCCAACCGCGATTATTTGGGGGCAAAAATCACAATTTACCGGCCCAGAAATTGGCAAGCGCCTCGCCAACCTTAATCCCCAGGCAATTCGCTACTTTCAACAACTGGATGAGGTGGGGTTAACGCCTCAGCTTGAACTTCCAGCCGTGACGACTGGCTTGATTCGACAATTTTTAAAATTGCTATCCTCTGATCATTGAGCCGGTTGACGCGCTGTTTAAATCGTGCGAGGCAAAACTCCAACGAAAGATGTAACCTGGTTCAGGCACAAGATTAGGCTAAGCCAGAAGATAGAAGGTTGGTAGTAAATCGACGTTCTTCTCCCAGAAGCAGTTCAAAACTATCAGGAATTTACTTTGCATATTTAATGGGGAAAAATAAAAGTTTCAGCAAAATAAATAGATAAAATTTTTGGGTTTTGCTTATTTGGTTTGGCTTTAGACTTTTGTTGTTTCTCCAAAAAAATAAATTCACAGTAGTGGAACACTTGGTCACAGTAGTCAATGAGTGTTGCCTGATTCTGGGTCAGACAAGCCAATTTTGCTCATTCATCAAGGTTTCTTGACTGAACCCTGAACCTCTTACTGAGTTTTGAGTTTCGAGTCCTGAGTCTTTACTAGCTGATAGCCTTGCAAAGTAGAATCCGTACCCATGAGTTGGGGTTTTCTTCCCTAGGCTCTAGAAGCCGGTCGGTAGAATGGAAGCAACCACAACAAACGGCAAGTGGGTGGCGAGAGTGAGCCAATTGCACTTGTTCGCAAATGCCGTTAAAGGAGAACCGGCTGTGATCTCTTTCCTGGCACAAATTGCAAGTTATAGCGTATGATTTGCCGGCGGTTCGCGGGACGATGGAGATGGCCCAAATTCTTTAGGGGTGATGCTGACAGTGATGCTAGCGCCGGTTGCCGCTATCGTGGTTCAGTTGGCGATTTCTCGCACGCGGGAATTTGCAGCCGATGCCGGTTCTGCTAAACTAACCGGCAACCCCGCCTTTGACCCGTTGCTGATTATGAATGCGTTTTCAGGGCAGTTTTTGGGCGATTTATTTTCTACCCACCCTTCAACTGAAGCGCGGATTGAGCATTTATTAAAGCTAGAGCAACAACAGCCAAAATTCTCAAGCTAGTAATTGATTCTGTGCTTAATGCTAATCAGTCATTAACACCTGAAACCTGATTACTAACGGCTAACACCTTTTTAGGAGAAACTATCATGACTACCGAATCAAACATTCCCCCAGAAAGCTCACTTGTCGAAATTAGTACAGAGACAAGAGACATGGTTAATCGAGAGATGCCAAACGAAACCGACAAGGTAAAAAATGAAACAATGGCATTGATTGAAGCCATTAAAAAGCGGGCGCAAGCAGAGATTCAAGGAGCCAGTAAACTTACCAGTGACGCCTATCTCACCGCAATTCACGAAGCCCGCACAGCCGTTGAACAAAATCAATTGTTTGACAAAGACCGAATTGAATACACCATGAAACTGATCCAAATGGATGCCCAGAAAAACTGGGAGTCTATTCTCAAAGAAATTTCAGTTTTTGGGGATCGTCTCTCTGATGCCGCTAAAGCAGCTTGGGAAGCGCTGACTGCGCCTCGCTCTGACGATAACTCAAACGTATAAGCAAATATTTGCAAAGCCAAGTCATTAATCAATGGCTTCGAGAGAATATAGGGGTGCGGTGCATCGTGCCCCTATTTTTATTGGGATGTAAGTTTTTCTCTAAACAGAGCGGTTTACGTTCCCTAATCCTCTAATCTCAGCCCAGATCCAATCGGATTTATAAAGCGATATCGGTAGCAGCAATGAAACGAATAATCCCCGCAAGCGTCCTGCTTTTAGCGGCAATCTGCTCAGCTTGTCAAGGAAGTGGCCAGACTAATTCCCTCAACCGGCTGCTGCAAACCAAGGAATGTCAGGGATGTGATTTAAGAGAAGCCAATCTAGTCGGTGCTCAACTCAAAGGAGCAAATTTAAGTCGTGCGGATCTGGGAAACGCCCAGCTAAACGGTGCTAATTTAGAAGGAACCCAGCTCAAAAGTGTTGATTTTTTCAGTGCGAATCTTCAGCAGGCAAATTTAGAAGGGGCGCTGCTGCTCAATGCTAATCTGATTCAGGCGAATCTCAGTGGTGCGAATCTTAAACAAGCGAATCTAGAGGATGCCAGCCTTCGATCAGCCAATCTCAATAGTGCAAATCTCAGTGGTGCTCAGTTAGGTTACACCAATCTCATCAGCGCTCAACTGAATGCGGCTGATCTGAATAATGCGGCGTTAAGCCATTCAGATATGATTCAGGCGAATCTGACGGAAGCAGATCTGAAGGGGGCTAATCTGGTAGATGCTAACTTGAGCGGTGCTGACTTGACGGGTGCCAGTTTAGAGAATGCCTTTCTGGAAAATGCGAATCTCCGACGGGCAAATTTGGAGAAAGCCAACCTGAGTGGCACTCAATTGCGCTATGCCAACTTGATTGAGGCGAATTTAACCGGCGCGAATTTGAGGGGTGCCGATCTGAGCAGTGCTAATCTCACCGGCGCGAATTTAGAGGGGGCGGATTTGACGGAGGCGACGTTAGCCGGTGCGATCTTGCCAGAGGAGACAGCACAACCATAAGTAGCATGGGTGGAGTTAAGGCCGGCATTTCACCACACTAGGCTGATTTTGTCTGACAGAATTACCCCTAATGCTAGATAATGGAAAACCTAACCTTGGTTATTGTGGGGAACTGCGGCTTGTTGCAGCTTCTCCAACCGCTTAAACTACCCATCTTGAAGCTCGAATTCTGAATCCACACCTATGCGTACCCACTATTGCGGCCAGCTCCGAAAAGAACACATTGGAGAAACAGTCACCCTCTGTGGATGGGTGGATCGTCGCCGCGATCATGGTGGCGTGATTTTCTTGGATTTGCGCGATCGCACCGGCATTGTGCAAATTGTTAGCGATCCCGTGCGGACTCCAGACTCCTACGCGCAAGCAGAGGCGCTGCGGAGTGAATACGTTGTCCAATTCACGGGTCGGGTGACGCCACGCCCCGAAGATTCTCTCAATCCCAAACTGGCAACCGGCGAGGTGGAAATCTACGCCGATAAAATTGAACTGCTCAATACGGTTCGCAAGCAGTTGCCTTTTCAAGTTTCCAGCGCTGATAACGAGTCGGTGCGAGAAGACTTGCGGCTGAAATATCGCTATTTGGATCTGCGCCGCGAACGCATGACGGAAAATCTCAAGCTGCGCCACGAAGTGGTTAAAGCGATCCGTCGTTATTTGGAAGACCGGCAAGGATTTATTGAAGTTGAGACGCCGGTGCTCACTCGCTCAACCCCAGAAGGAGCACGGGATTATCTGGTGCCGAGTCGCGTCAATGGCGGCGAGTGGTTTGCTTTGCCCCAGTCGCCGCAGCTATTCAAGCAATTGCTGATGGTGTCCGGGTTTGACCGCTACTATCAAATCGCCCGGTGCTTTCGGGATGAAGATTTACGGGCAGACCGGCAGCCAGAATTCACTCAGCTAGACATGGAAATGAGCTTCATGTCTCAAGAAGAGATTCTTCAGCTCAATGAGGAACTAACGACGCATATTTTTAAAACTGTTAAAGGGATTGAATTGCCTCGTCCTTTCCCGCGCCTCACTTACGCAGAAGCGATGGATCGTTATGGCAGTGATAAGCCGGATACACGCTTCGATCTGGAATTAGTAGATGTTTCAGATTTGATGAAAGACTCCGGATTTAAGGTGTTTTCCGGGGCGATCGCATCGGGCGGGATTGTGAAAATTTTGCCTATTCCAGAGGGAAATGCGGCGATTTCTAATGTGCGGATTAAACCGGGCGGAGATTTGTTTAATGAAGCTTGCAGTGCCGGCGCGAAAGGTTTAGCCTATATCCGGGTGCGAGATGATGGCGAAATCGATACAATTGGCGCAATTAAAGATAATTTGAGCGAGGAACAAAAGCAAGAATTGCTTAAGCGCACGGGTGCGAAACCCGGGCATTTACTGCTATTTGGTGCAGGGCCGGCTGATATTGTCAATAAAACCTTAGATCGCCTGCGTTTAGCAATCGCTCGTGAGTTGGGACTGATCCCTCCAGATAAAATTAATCTGCTTTGGGTAACAGATTTCCCGATGTTTGAGTGGAATGCTGACGAAAAGCGTTTAGAGGCATTACATCACCCCTTTACCGCACCGCATCCAGATGATATTGACGATCTCAAAACAGCACGAGCGCAAGCCTATGATTTGATCTTCAACGGGTATGAAATCGGCGGCGGTTCGCGGCGGATTTATCAACGGGAAGTTCAAGAAAGAGTGTTTGAAGCGATTGGTTTATCGCCGGAGGAAGCTTACAGTAAGTTTGGCTTTTTGCTGGAGGCGTTTGAGTATGGAACGCCGCCGCATGGAGGCATCGCTTACGGTTTAGACCGGCTGGTGATGTTGCTTGCCGGCGAAGAGTCAATTCGGGATGTCATTGCATTTCCCAAGACGCAGCAAGCGCGTTGTTTGCTGACAAATGCACCGTCTGGAGTGGATGCAAAGCAGTTGAAAGAGTTGCACGTCGCTTCGACTTATAAGCCAAAGGCTTGAGGGTTCGTAAAATTGTTAGAGTAATGGGTAATTGGTAATTTTCTATTACTGATTACTCATTTTTTATTAGCAGGAAGTTGCTATGAGTCAAATCACCTCATCTGTGGAGCCGGTGAATTTTACACCTGAGCTGCCTACGAGTTTGCCAGATCACACTCAACTTCCCGACTCTGACGGTACTTTTGTGAAAAATCTTCAGGAGCATCCCCAAAGTATTCTGCTGACAGATTCGATCATGCCGGTGTTGCAGCAGTTACATCCAGACGGTCAATATTGTATCGGGCAAGATAGCGGAATTTACTGGCGAATCACTGATCCACCGGAAAGAGGCGCTGAGGCACCGGATTGGTTTTATGTGCCGAATGTGCCGCCGGTGTTGAATGGTGAAATGCGGCGTTCTTATGTGATTTGGCAAGAATATGTCGCGCCTTTAATTGTGCTGGAATTTGTTTCTGGAAATGGCGAAGAAGAACGAGATACAACGCCTGTTACGGGTAAGTTTTGGGTTTACGAACAGGCAATTCGTGTTCCTTTTTACGCCATTTATGAAGTAAAAAAAGCACAGGTTCAAGTGTATCAACTTGTTGCCGGTCACTATGAGTTAATATCTCCTAATGAGCGCGGGCATTATGCAATTCCCCCGTTGGGTGTGGAGTTAGGAATTTGGCAAGGACAATATCAAAATGCAACGCTGCCGTGGCTGCGCTGGTGGGATGCACAAGGTAATTTATTACTAACAGGAGAAGAACGAGCGGAAGTTGAGCGACAGGAGAAGGAGTTGGCTCAACAACAGGCTGAAACTGAACGGCAGCGTGCTGATACTGAGCAGCAACGTGCTGAGCGGTTAGCTGAGCAGTTGAGGGCGTTGGGGGTTGAGCCTCAAGCGTAGGCATGAGAAAAGAGGGAGAGCCGGCGCAATTGAGCATCAAGTTTAAGCATCTGATAACTGTTTAATTTGCGCCATGCTTGCTCTAAATCTTTGGGGTGCTATTAGATTCGCAAATTAACAAACTGGACGTTAACTATCCCGAATTGAAGAAGCGTGTGCCAAATTTTCTGCTGCTTTTTTCATCACTTCAATATCTGCCGGCAACCAAACACGAGTATCGCGGCAGTGATGGGCAATCAACAAACCCCAGAGTCCTTTGAAATTGAGCACCGGCACGGCTAAATTTGCTCGAACCTGGATACTGCGGAGAAAGTCTCTATGGCAAGGGTGGATTGGCTCTAATTCAATATCTGGAATGGCTCGCACTCGTCCCGCTTCATATAAAGCCGCATATTCGCCATTAAAACAATCATCCGCTCCCGTCATTCCAAACACAGATAATTGCGGAGAACTCAAAGACTCGAAGGTAACTTGTCCTCTCCACTGGAGGTAAAAGTAATATAAAATCACCCGATCAACATCTAAAATTTCTCTCAAGTCATTTGTGGTTTCTTGAACTGTCTTATCCTGAGTCAGTGTTTTAGAAAGACGGTCGGTTATTTTTCGTAAACTGGGATCGGCCATACTGTCTAGTTTAAGAATTCTTTTAGATTGGTGCTTGGAACTGTATTTTTTAATAGTTGAGTTCGTTTATTGTAAGGCACTCATTTTTCATGTTTTTATTTTACAACAAAGATAATCTTTTAAGGAAATTTTATTTGATTAATTTTATAAATTTTATTTTATAGCATCAATCAATTTTTTATTGATTTCAATGGAAAACATTGGTAATTGCAATTTAATCATAAATTAAAAGTGAGTTTTTATAACTTTAAGATTTTTCATGAAAGCCGGCTCCTTCACAAATGCTTGCGAGTGCCTGTCCTTGGATTTCGCGCATTTTCCGGCCAAGCTCCTATTGAGCCGGTGAAAACAAGATCGCTCAGACCGGCAGCTTCAGAGGAAAGCAAGCTATACAATTGCTAACAGCAGGTGTAGAGACGTTGTTTGCAACGTCTCTACACCTGCTATGTTGTGTTTGCTGCTGTACGAACGCACCCTGGAAAAGTCGCAAACAAGGGAATTGAGAAGTTTAAAATTTGAATTGTGAATGTTTAATTTTCCAATCGGCGTCGTAAGTTAGCCATTTGTTGCCGAGCCTTAAGGTGATTAGGAGTAATTCTTAATGCTCGGTCATAAGAAGCAAGGGCATCTTCATATCGGCCCAACTGCTCTAGGGCTAACCCGCGATTGTACCAAGCACTCGCAGGGCCGGTATCGCTTCCCCATTGACCCTTGCTTTGCAGCGCTCGCTCATAAGCGTTAATCGCGTTTTCATACTGTCCCAACTGCAAAAGCGCGGTAGCCCGGTTATACCAAGCCAGGGCAAATTCAGGATTAACGGTGGTCGCTTTGTCAAATGCCGCAATCGCTTCTTCTTTACGAGCCAACTTCCACAATACTGAACCTTTGTAACTCCAAGCAGACTCAAGGCTTTCGTTGCCCCAATCCCGATTAAGTTCAATTGCCTTATCAAACGCCTGATTGGCTTCTTCGTTGCGATCAAGCTGCTTGAGCACCATTGCCCGTTCAAACCAACTGAGAGAGTAAGCAGATTTGAGGTCAATTGCCTGCTGCAAAACCGCAAGCGCATCGTCATACCGGCCTAATTCTCCAAGTACAACTCCTTTGCCGGTTAAAGCAGCGGCTGAGTCCGGTCTAAGGCTGATTGCTCGATCGTAAGCGGTGAGCGCTTCTTCATACTGTTTTTTGCTTAGCAGGAACTGCCCTCGGTTTAGCCAGTAATTAATATCTCCAGATTCAGTGGGGGCGGGTTGCTCACCTGATGTCGGTGCCGGCTGGGGTGATTGAACGGGTTGCTCACCTGATGCCGGTGCCGGCTGCGGCGATTGAACGGGTTGCTCACCTGATGCTGGTGCCGGCTGGGGTGATTGAACGGGTTGCTCACCTGATGTCGGTGCCGGCTGGGGTGATTGAACGGGTTGCTCACCTGATGCTGGTGTCGGCTGCGGGGACTGGGCGGGCTGTCCACCTGATGTTGGTGTCGGCTGGGGCGATTGGGCGGGTTGCTCACCTGATGTCGGTGTCGGCTGGGGCGATTGGGCTAGCCGAGCGCTGACAGCGAAAACCGGCACTTGAACCCATAAACTGACAGCAGCGGTCGTGATGCAGATGCATTGAAGGGTGCGCTTCATGACTGTATTGTGTGGGTTTAATCATCCCAAATTGTAACAATCTGTCCGTTTTTCTAAAATTATCTTTAGCTGTAAATTCTTGGCAGCGGGTGCAAGAGAGCAGAATCAGGGACGATCAGACCCGTTACGGAAAAATTTAGACGACAAAATTATTTTTCCCAGTGAGAGCAAAACTTTGTTAAATATCAAACAGCAATCGCCTTTGAGGGTGCTGGCAAATAGTTAAACAAGAGGCCGGTTACACATTTTAGTCGTAATCTCAGGCGATGCAGGTAGACTGACAAAAAGAACAAACTGAGAGAGTGGGTTTCCAGGAACGCCGGCGAGAAAATAGCCACGAATAACTGGCACCAGAAGTCCCGAAGCACAGTTAATTGAGCAAAGGATAGCGGGTCGCTGCAATGAACGGAGAAATCAATATTAAAAGAGTCACGCCCATCGCTACCCACTAACAATTTAATCACCCCATTTCCAAGAAGACGCGGTTAAGTGAATCAGCATCTAACTTTCCGACTGGATAGGGAAAAAAGCTGTCTGTCTGTGCCGGCTTTCCCCCTATCCTTACAAGAGCCGGCTTTCTACTTGGCCTGCCGGCAGTCCCGAAGTCCGTGGTTCAAACACTTATATTTTCGCTTTCTCTTTCCTTCTTTCCCTCATCCTTGATCCCTAATCCAATAGCCCATGCCCCACGCTTAGCATCGGTGTTTTTTGCGATCGGGCAAGGTTGCACTGCACAGCTCGGTATTTGTCAGTATGGCGTCCTTAATGTTAGCGCCTTCCAAGTTTGCACGAACCAGTTTAGCCCCTGCTAGGTTGGCTTGAACCAGATTCGTTCCCTTGAGATCAGCTTCCTCTAAAGAGGCACCCTCTAAGTCAGACTGGGATAAATCCGCCCCTTGAAGGCTAGCGCGAGTCAGATCAGCGCCTCGAAGGCTGGTGCGGCTTAAGTTTGTTCCTCTAAGGTTGGCTTCTCGAAGGGAAGCATTTCTGAGGTTAGCGCTACTGAGGTTGGCGCTACTCAGGTCTGCTTCTCGGAGGTTGGCTCCCACTAACTCGGCACTCACCATGTAGGCACTTGCTAGGTTCGCGCCTCGGAGGTTGGTATTTTCTAGATAAATATTTCTTAAATCAGTATTACTGAGATCCACTCCCGCTAAGTCAGAAGCCGATAGTTGAGCGAGTAGCAGGTTGGCTCCGGTGAGGTTAGCACGGGTGAGATCAGAGCCGGTGAGGTCTGCTCCATTGAGGTCTGCTCCACGCATATCAGTATTCACCAAGCTGGCACCATTCAAGTTAGTGCCGGTGAGGTTGGCGCTTCTGAGATCCGCACCGACCAAGTCAGCCTGTCGCAGATCGGAACCTGTGAGATCCGCTCCACGCAAGTCAACACCGGCTAGGTTTGCTCCCACTAAGTAGCTTCCTCGCAGGTTGGCTCCTCTGAGATCGCAAGATTGACAAGTGTTGGTGTTGAGCAATTGGTTAACGCCTGGGTAACTTGTGGCGTGCACCGCTGCGGCTAACCATACAGACGCTAATAGGGTGGCGATTCCCATTAAGGCCGGTGTCAAAAACCTTGGCTTTGACAGCCAAGCCTTGAA
The Microcoleus sp. FACHB-672 DNA segment above includes these coding regions:
- a CDS encoding alpha/beta fold hydrolase, yielding MYLPPGFDRLSTLTSLGRMVYHTATGEPWLTPASTSDSNNLPTLVFLHGFGGGSSSYEWSKVYPAFAADYRILAPDLIGWGQSEHPERNYQVEDYITTIIEFIEKTCSEPVPVVASSLTAAFTIRAAIKRPDLFKSLILTTPAGLSDFGENYSRSIFAQIVSTPILDKLLYSAGVATSGGIRNFLENRQFARPERVYQEIVDAYLESATQPNAEYAALSFVRGDLCFDLSLYVTQLTTPTAIIWGQKSQFTGPEIGKRLANLNPQAIRYFQQLDEVGLTPQLELPAVTTGLIRQFLKLLSSDH
- a CDS encoding M48 family metalloprotease, coding for MMLTVMLAPVAAIVVQLAISRTREFAADAGSAKLTGNPAFDPLLIMNAFSGQFLGDLFSTHPSTEARIEHLLKLEQQQPKFSS
- a CDS encoding pentapeptide repeat-containing protein; this translates as MKRIIPASVLLLAAICSACQGSGQTNSLNRLLQTKECQGCDLREANLVGAQLKGANLSRADLGNAQLNGANLEGTQLKSVDFFSANLQQANLEGALLLNANLIQANLSGANLKQANLEDASLRSANLNSANLSGAQLGYTNLISAQLNAADLNNAALSHSDMIQANLTEADLKGANLVDANLSGADLTGASLENAFLENANLRRANLEKANLSGTQLRYANLIEANLTGANLRGADLSSANLTGANLEGADLTEATLAGAILPEETAQP
- the aspS gene encoding aspartate--tRNA ligase, with the translated sequence MRTHYCGQLRKEHIGETVTLCGWVDRRRDHGGVIFLDLRDRTGIVQIVSDPVRTPDSYAQAEALRSEYVVQFTGRVTPRPEDSLNPKLATGEVEIYADKIELLNTVRKQLPFQVSSADNESVREDLRLKYRYLDLRRERMTENLKLRHEVVKAIRRYLEDRQGFIEVETPVLTRSTPEGARDYLVPSRVNGGEWFALPQSPQLFKQLLMVSGFDRYYQIARCFRDEDLRADRQPEFTQLDMEMSFMSQEEILQLNEELTTHIFKTVKGIELPRPFPRLTYAEAMDRYGSDKPDTRFDLELVDVSDLMKDSGFKVFSGAIASGGIVKILPIPEGNAAISNVRIKPGGDLFNEACSAGAKGLAYIRVRDDGEIDTIGAIKDNLSEEQKQELLKRTGAKPGHLLLFGAGPADIVNKTLDRLRLAIARELGLIPPDKINLLWVTDFPMFEWNADEKRLEALHHPFTAPHPDDIDDLKTARAQAYDLIFNGYEIGGGSRRIYQREVQERVFEAIGLSPEEAYSKFGFLLEAFEYGTPPHGGIAYGLDRLVMLLAGEESIRDVIAFPKTQQARCLLTNAPSGVDAKQLKELHVASTYKPKA
- a CDS encoding Uma2 family endonuclease, whose product is MSQITSSVEPVNFTPELPTSLPDHTQLPDSDGTFVKNLQEHPQSILLTDSIMPVLQQLHPDGQYCIGQDSGIYWRITDPPERGAEAPDWFYVPNVPPVLNGEMRRSYVIWQEYVAPLIVLEFVSGNGEEERDTTPVTGKFWVYEQAIRVPFYAIYEVKKAQVQVYQLVAGHYELISPNERGHYAIPPLGVELGIWQGQYQNATLPWLRWWDAQGNLLLTGEERAEVERQEKELAQQQAETERQRADTEQQRAERLAEQLRALGVEPQA
- a CDS encoding GAF domain-containing protein, whose amino-acid sequence is MADPSLRKITDRLSKTLTQDKTVQETTNDLREILDVDRVILYYFYLQWRGQVTFESLSSPQLSVFGMTGADDCFNGEYAALYEAGRVRAIPDIELEPIHPCHRDFLRSIQVRANLAVPVLNFKGLWGLLIAHHCRDTRVWLPADIEVMKKAAENLAHASSIRDS
- a CDS encoding tetratricopeptide repeat protein, which gives rise to MKRTLQCICITTAAVSLWVQVPVFAVSARLAQSPQPTPTSGEQPAQSPQPTPTSGGQPAQSPQPTPASGEQPVQSPQPAPTSGEQPVQSPQPAPASGEQPVQSPQPAPASGEQPVQSPQPAPTSGEQPAPTESGDINYWLNRGQFLLSKKQYEEALTAYDRAISLRPDSAAALTGKGVVLGELGRYDDALAVLQQAIDLKSAYSLSWFERAMVLKQLDRNEEANQAFDKAIELNRDWGNESLESAWSYKGSVLWKLARKEEAIAAFDKATTVNPEFALAWYNRATALLQLGQYENAINAYERALQSKGQWGSDTGPASAWYNRGLALEQLGRYEDALASYDRALRITPNHLKARQQMANLRRRLEN
- a CDS encoding pentapeptide repeat-containing protein — translated: MLSPVVRSLSGSTRSNAPTRRWFKAWLSKPRFLTPALMGIATLLASVWLAAAVHATSYPGVNQLLNTNTCQSCDLRGANLRGSYLVGANLAGVDLRGADLTGSDLRQADLVGADLRSANLTGTNLNGASLVNTDMRGADLNGADLTGSDLTRANLTGANLLLAQLSASDLAGVDLSNTDLRNIYLENTNLRGANLASAYMVSAELVGANLREADLSSANLSSANLRNASLREANLRGTNLSRTSLRGADLTRASLQGADLSQSDLEGASLEEADLKGTNLVQANLAGAKLVRANLEGANIKDAILTNTELCSATLPDRKKHRC